In one window of Arachis ipaensis cultivar K30076 chromosome B06, Araip1.1, whole genome shotgun sequence DNA:
- the LOC107605083 gene encoding uncharacterized protein LOC107605083 isoform X2, giving the protein MKHEYLYAIPDRLIIKRWRQDAKDIGQYVDDIEEESERGFLLRHGALHAASQWMLFVSAKKQELFRVSLNGIRNVCRDLENGNAKAVDGASKRVDVGIRDPVVVRTKGAPSSKKLKSKKRRCTTCRKTGHTKRRCTVSMRSFNETDATKGADISNTDRAKNVEAECKKEVT; this is encoded by the exons ATGAAGCACGAGTATTTGTATGCTATTCCCGATCgcttgataattaaaagatggagACAAGATGCCAAGGACATCGGACAGTACGTTGATGACATCGAAGAGGAATCCGAGAGGGGCTTTTTGCTGAGGCATGGTGCCCTTCATGCAGCTTCTCAATGGATGCTTTTCGTCAGTGCCAAGAAACAAGAGTTGTTTAGAGTTTCATTGAATGGGATTAGAAACGTTTGCAGGGACCTGGAAAATGGAAATGCTAAAGCTGTAGATGGTGCTTCGAAGAGGGTTGATGTCGGCATTAGGGACCCTGTGGTTGTTAGAACGAAAGGAGCACCGTCTTCGAAGAAATTAAAGTCAAAGAAAAGAAGGTGTACTACTTGTAGAAAAACAGGGCACACTAAGCGGAGGTGTACAGTTAGCATGAGGTCCTTTAATGAAACAGATGCCACTAAAGGTGCTGATATATCCAACACAGACCGTGC TAAGAATGTCGAGGCGGAGTGCAAGAAAGAAGTAACATGA
- the LOC107605083 gene encoding uncharacterized protein LOC107605083 isoform X1 encodes MKHEYLYAIPDRLIIKRWRQDAKDIGQYVDDIEEESERGFLLRHGALHAASQWMLFVSAKKQELFRVSLNGIRNVCRDLENGNAKAVDGASKRVDVGIRDPVVVRTKGAPSSKKLKSKKRRCTTCRKTGHTKRRCTVSMRSFNETDATKGADISNTDRAEVKNVEAECKKEVT; translated from the exons ATGAAGCACGAGTATTTGTATGCTATTCCCGATCgcttgataattaaaagatggagACAAGATGCCAAGGACATCGGACAGTACGTTGATGACATCGAAGAGGAATCCGAGAGGGGCTTTTTGCTGAGGCATGGTGCCCTTCATGCAGCTTCTCAATGGATGCTTTTCGTCAGTGCCAAGAAACAAGAGTTGTTTAGAGTTTCATTGAATGGGATTAGAAACGTTTGCAGGGACCTGGAAAATGGAAATGCTAAAGCTGTAGATGGTGCTTCGAAGAGGGTTGATGTCGGCATTAGGGACCCTGTGGTTGTTAGAACGAAAGGAGCACCGTCTTCGAAGAAATTAAAGTCAAAGAAAAGAAGGTGTACTACTTGTAGAAAAACAGGGCACACTAAGCGGAGGTGTACAGTTAGCATGAGGTCCTTTAATGAAACAGATGCCACTAAAGGTGCTGATATATCCAACACAGACCGTGCGGAG GTTAAGAATGTCGAGGCGGAGTGCAAGAAAGAAGTAACATGA
- the LOC107647469 gene encoding protein FAR1-RELATED SEQUENCE 5-like, with protein MGYSGTAYQPQRYWGTWQEFLGGYSLLGFTKKDAYNYIEKSKRDKITDGDTNAAVIYLEGKATADPMSMARYNLTDDGMLANLFWVDGASQVDYQYFGDVLAFDSTYKKNKYKRSLVIFSGTNNHKQTTIFGFGLVLDERIPSYMWMLESLVEVMCGKTPSVVVTDGDDAMIAAVRKVFPRATHRLCAWHLQRNVTSNSNEEMFQNVFAKWLYADMEIADFEAEWTQAVIDFELSDKLWASQMYEKREMWANAYLRNKFCDGFRMTSRCEGINANVKKFLTYRHNILELVQNLELLVREYRNNELSAQFNTLYSMPVIISCLDSIERSAVKVYTRAVFNEVKKEMDRVGTVNFVSRTRVSTTILYIIEDYGNPGRRVMMLFENNVVKLECRCRF; from the coding sequence ATGGGATACAGCGGTACGGCTTACCAACCTCAAAGATACTGGGGTACATGGCAGGAATTTCTGGGGGGGTATTCTCTCCTTGGATTCACCAAAAAGGATGCTTACAATTACATCGAGAAGAGCAAACGCGACAAGATTACGGACGGTGACACTAATGCGGCCGTCATATACCTTGAGGGAAAGGCCACAGCCGATCCGATGTCGATGGCAAGGTACAACCTCACCGATGATGGTATGTTGGCGAACCTCTTCTGGGTTGACGGAGCGAGTCAAGTTGATTACCAATATTTTGGTGACGTCCTTGCTTTTGACTCAACCTACAAGAAAAACAAATATAAGAGGTCGTTAGTCATATTCTCTGGCACGAATAACCATAAACAAACAACAATCTTTGGCTTTGGTCTTGTTTTGGATGAGCGCATACCTTCTTACATGTGGATGCTTGAGAGCCTGGTTGAAGTAATGTGTGGCAAGACACCGTCTGTAGTTGTTACAGACGGAGATGATGCAATGATTGCAGCTGTGCGGAAAGTTTTCCCACGAGCAACTCATAGGCTGTGTGCGTGGCATCTACAAAGAAATGTAACCTCGAACTCAAACGAAGAAATGTTTCAAAATGTGTTTGCAAAGTGGTTATATGCTGACATGGAAATTGCTGACTTTGAGGCTGAGTGGACTCAGGCAGTGATAGACTTTGAATTGAGTGACAAGTTATGGGCTTCCCAGATGTACGAGAAGCGGGAGATGTGGGCCAACGCATATCTGCGGAACAAGTTTTGTGATGGCTTTCGGATGACATCTAGGTGCGAGGGAATCAACGCTAATGTAAAAAAATTCCTCACTTATAGGCACAACATTCTAGAACTTGTTCAGAATCTCGAGTTGCTTGTTCGGGAGTACCGAAACAACGAGCTTTCTGCACAGTTTAATACATTATATAGCATGCCGGTCATCATAAGTTGCTTGGATTCCATTGAAAGATCTGCTGTGAAAGTGTATACCCGAGCTGTATTCAACGAGGTTAAAAAAGAGATGGATCGGGTGGGCACTGTCAACTTTGTTAGTCGAACGAGGGTCTCCACAACAATTTTGTATATCATAGAAGACTATGGTAACCCGGGAAGACGAGTTATGATGCTATTCGAGAATAATGTGGTTAAGTTAGAATGCCGTTGTCGGTTCTAG
- the LOC107605085 gene encoding uncharacterized protein LOC107605085 isoform X1: MATAEESGKEEGANLLGSPSFSELGNGRFKCVETGHEVLSKDIDFYSRSKKCRLGLIDFALSNHKPPLNMFNQDPLCRFCLFCSSSKVICKLTGDKVNKSEKHIWKHMTGKRFLNKLEQEEEQKLAGHGMEGVECSEEPQSADRGKKDKKNKKKKKKEKSKEKGVEEIISEVRDPSNEGSSCEEEDFWMPPVGERWDNDDGGDRWGTDSELEQEIEEGERDITDGFPDDEGCRESEELSSRTKRMSIEVGPSSFASRKKKSKKSHET; encoded by the exons ATGGCGACAGCTGAAGAGAGTGGGAAAGAGGAAGGGGCGAACCTTCTCGGGTCCCCGAGCTTCAGCGAGCTGGGAAATGGCCGTTTCAAGTGCGTAGAGACTGGTCACGAGGTCCTCTCCAAGGACATAGACTTTTACTCTCGCAGCAAAAAGTGCCGTTTGGGTCTCATCGATTTTGCATTGTCCAATCATAAACCACCTCTCAATATGTTCAATCAAGACCCTCTTTGCCG CTTTTGCCTTTTTTGTTCCAGTTCAAAGGTGATATGTAAGCTAACTGGAGACAAGGTGAATAAGTCAGAGAAACATATCTGGAAGCATATGACTGGGAAGAGGTTCCTCAATAAGTTGG AACAAGAGGAAGAGCAGAAGTTGGCAGGTCATGGAATGGAAGGCGTGGAATGCTCGGAGGAGCCCCAAAGTGCAGATAGGggaaaaaaagataagaagaataagaagaagaaaaagaaggagaagagtaAGGAGAAGGGGGTTGAAGAGATTATATCTGAAGTTAGGGATCCTTCTAATGAGGGCAGCTCCTGCGAAGAGGAAGATTTCTGGATGCCTCCTGTTGGTGAACGTTGGGACAATGACGATGGTGGAGATCGATGGGGCACAGATTCAGAGTTGGAGCAGGAAATTGAAGAGGGAGAAAGAGATATAACTG ATGGTTTTCCTGATGATGAGGGATGCAGAGAGTCAGAAGAGTTATCATCAAG GACAAAAAGAATGTCCATAGAAGTTGGACCAAGCAGCTTTGcttcaagaaagaagaagagtaagAAAAGCCATGAAACATAA
- the LOC107605085 gene encoding surfeit locus protein 2 isoform X2 yields MATAEESGKEEGANLLGSPSFSELGNGRFKCVETGHEVLSKDIDFYSRSKKCRLGLIDFALSNHKPPLNMFNQDPLCRSKVICKLTGDKVNKSEKHIWKHMTGKRFLNKLEQEEEQKLAGHGMEGVECSEEPQSADRGKKDKKNKKKKKKEKSKEKGVEEIISEVRDPSNEGSSCEEEDFWMPPVGERWDNDDGGDRWGTDSELEQEIEEGERDITDGFPDDEGCRESEELSSRTKRMSIEVGPSSFASRKKKSKKSHET; encoded by the exons ATGGCGACAGCTGAAGAGAGTGGGAAAGAGGAAGGGGCGAACCTTCTCGGGTCCCCGAGCTTCAGCGAGCTGGGAAATGGCCGTTTCAAGTGCGTAGAGACTGGTCACGAGGTCCTCTCCAAGGACATAGACTTTTACTCTCGCAGCAAAAAGTGCCGTTTGGGTCTCATCGATTTTGCATTGTCCAATCATAAACCACCTCTCAATATGTTCAATCAAGACCCTCTTTGCCG TTCAAAGGTGATATGTAAGCTAACTGGAGACAAGGTGAATAAGTCAGAGAAACATATCTGGAAGCATATGACTGGGAAGAGGTTCCTCAATAAGTTGG AACAAGAGGAAGAGCAGAAGTTGGCAGGTCATGGAATGGAAGGCGTGGAATGCTCGGAGGAGCCCCAAAGTGCAGATAGGggaaaaaaagataagaagaataagaagaagaaaaagaaggagaagagtaAGGAGAAGGGGGTTGAAGAGATTATATCTGAAGTTAGGGATCCTTCTAATGAGGGCAGCTCCTGCGAAGAGGAAGATTTCTGGATGCCTCCTGTTGGTGAACGTTGGGACAATGACGATGGTGGAGATCGATGGGGCACAGATTCAGAGTTGGAGCAGGAAATTGAAGAGGGAGAAAGAGATATAACTG ATGGTTTTCCTGATGATGAGGGATGCAGAGAGTCAGAAGAGTTATCATCAAG GACAAAAAGAATGTCCATAGAAGTTGGACCAAGCAGCTTTGcttcaagaaagaagaagagtaagAAAAGCCATGAAACATAA
- the LOC107647470 gene encoding uncharacterized protein LOC107647470 — protein MSSIQMVSTSKFRYKRLKPEAGLVEEERERVNLRPARSTWFRFRRRHFRRRFRVKVPSLRRLWRKKARVVSAMKVSYAKVLKRFKDGQVHLGDLFAGNYLFMQVNPASLKYLEKEFSTLSNNKVAKSF, from the coding sequence ATGTCTTCCATCCAAATGGTTTCTACGAGCAAATTCCGTTACAAAAGGCTGAAACCTGAAGCTGGTTTAGTTGAGGAGGAAAGAGAGAGAGTGAATCTGCGGCCAGCAAGGAGCACCTGGTTCAGATTCAGAAGGAGACATTTTAGAAGAAGGTTTAGGGTGAAAGTTCCAAGCTTGAGAAGACTATGGAGGAAGAAAGCAAGGGTTGTCTCTGCCATGAAAGTTTCATATGCTAAGGTTCTGAAAAGGTTCAAGGATGGGCAAGTTCATTTGGGTGATCTCTTTGCTGGCAACTACTTGTTCATGCAAGTCAATCCTGCATCTTTGAAGTATCTTGAAAAGGAGTTCTCCACTCTCTCTAATAATAAAGTTGCtaagtctttttaa
- the LOC107648434 gene encoding uncharacterized protein LOC107648434 has product MASTMRTSSIQPISSPLIKTNNISTKIVSTLSNEPSSTGKIKRLVLTQEGRTKLNPYSDREFYAYPRLVKHVDDAFISTLTNLYRERLKPETEILDLMSSWISHLPHDVNYKRVVGHGLNAQELAKNPRLDYFVVKDLNEEQEFGFTNCSFDAVLCTVSVQYLQQPEKVFAEVFRVLKPGGVFMVSFSNRMFYEKAISAWRDGTGYSRVQLVVQYFQCVEGFTEPEVVRKLPATTNSSPIDWIMGLFGFMSGLDPFYAVIAYRNFKPIE; this is encoded by the exons ATGGCTTCAACAATGCGCACCAGTAGCATACAACCTATCTCATCACCTCTTATCAAAACCAACAACATTTCAACAAAAATCGTAAGCACATTGAGCAATGAGCCAAGCTCAACAGGCAAAATCAAACGCCTTGTTCTGACCCAAGAGGGTAGAACGAAACTCAATCCATACTCAGATAGAGAGTTCTATGCATACCCACGCCTTGTGAAACACGTCGATGATGCCTTCATTTCCACACTCACCAATCTCTACAGAGAGAGGTTGAAGCCTGAGACAGAGATTCTTGATCTCATGAGCTCTTGGATCAGCCACTTGCCCCATGATGTCAACTACAAAAGAGTGGTGGGTCATGGATTGAATGCACAAGAACTTGCCAAAAATCCAAGGCTGGATTACTTTGTTGTCAAGGATCTAAACGAGGAACAAGAGTTTGGGTTTACGAATTGCAGTTTTGACGCAGTGTTGTGCACAGTTAGTGTCCAATATCTACAACAGCCAGAGAAG GTATTTGCAGAGGTATTCCGGGTACTAAAGCCAGGGGGCGTGTTCATGGTGAGTTTCAGCAACAGAATGTTTTATGAGAAAGCCATTAGTGCTTGGAGAGATGGCACTGGCTATAGTAGGGTACAACTTGTGGTTCAATACTTCCAATGTGTTGAAGGTTTCACAGAGCCTGAGGTGGTTCGGAAGTTACCAGCTACTACTAATTCTTCTCCAATTGATTGGATTATGGGACTTTTTGGATTCATGTCAGGGTTAGACCCCTTTTATGCCGTGATTGCATATAGAAATTTTAAACCCATAGAATGA